A part of Gemmatimonas groenlandica genomic DNA contains:
- the clpB gene encoding ATP-dependent chaperone ClpB, with protein MINPDRLTVKSAEALNEAVALARKAGNPLVYDLHLLLALLAQDEGIVVPVLQRVGANVASVRAAAEQEAARYAKQSDAQPTFSRELTQVVDAAEKEAKALGDEYVSTEHLLLALSDAKGTDSTRVLTTVGAHRKALLDALKLVRGSHKVTDQSPEGQYQAIEKFTRDLTEAARKGKLDPVIGRDEEIRRVIQVLSRRTKNNPVLIGEPGVGKTAIAEGLAQRIISGDVPEGLRNKKLVSLDLGALIAGAKFRGEFEERLKAVMKEITAAEGLYVVFIDELHTLVGAGKAEGSMDAGNMLKPMLARGELRVVGATTLDEYRLHVEKDAALERRFQPVFVGEPSVESTIAILRGLKERYEAHHGVRITDGAVVAAATLSNRYIGDRFLPDKAIDLIDEASSRLRIEIDSVPQEIDEVDRRIVQLEIERQALRKETDAASVERRGSLEGELADLKEKTTGMRAQWQQEKETLGAVGRIKQEIETAKFEAEQATRVGDLNKAAEITYGKIPQLERDMKVAEGKLGSHNGRPQFLKEEVGADDVADVVARWTGIPVTRMLESERERLTKLEDVLATRVVGQREAVKAVSNAVRRSRAGLQDPNRPIGSFIFLGPTGVGKTETAKALAEFLFDDEHAMVRIDMSEYMEKHAVARLIGAPPGYVGYEEGGQLTEAVRRRPYSVILFDEIEKAHPDVFNILLQLLDDGRLTDSQGRTVDFRNAVIIMTSNVGSQMILERGQAGDTAWATVEQDVLMALRGVFKPEFLNRIDDIVVFHPLGRGEIDHIVDLQLAHLRKLLADRKLTIRLTDAARTLLADEGYDPVFGARPLKRAVQRMLQNPLALAVLEGTFKEGDVIVADVQAGTDALSFTHGDATDAAAQAAFSAPTPLAEMLG; from the coding sequence ATGATCAATCCTGACCGTCTGACCGTGAAGAGCGCTGAGGCGCTCAACGAAGCCGTCGCGCTCGCGCGCAAGGCCGGCAATCCGCTCGTCTACGATCTGCACCTCCTGCTGGCGTTGCTGGCCCAGGACGAGGGCATCGTGGTCCCGGTGCTGCAGCGCGTCGGAGCCAACGTCGCCAGCGTGCGCGCTGCCGCTGAACAGGAAGCCGCGCGGTACGCCAAGCAGAGCGACGCGCAGCCGACCTTCAGTCGCGAACTCACGCAGGTCGTCGACGCCGCCGAGAAAGAAGCCAAAGCACTCGGCGACGAATACGTCTCCACCGAACACCTGCTGCTGGCGCTTTCTGACGCCAAGGGCACCGACAGCACGCGCGTGCTCACCACCGTCGGCGCGCATCGCAAAGCGCTGCTCGACGCGCTCAAGCTGGTGCGCGGGTCGCACAAGGTCACCGACCAATCCCCCGAGGGGCAGTACCAGGCGATCGAGAAGTTCACGCGTGATCTCACCGAAGCCGCGCGCAAGGGCAAGCTCGATCCTGTCATTGGGCGCGACGAAGAAATTCGTCGCGTCATTCAGGTGCTGTCGCGCCGCACGAAGAACAATCCCGTGCTCATAGGCGAGCCGGGCGTGGGCAAGACGGCCATCGCCGAAGGTCTCGCTCAGCGCATCATCAGCGGCGACGTACCCGAGGGGCTCCGCAACAAGAAGCTCGTGTCGCTCGACCTGGGTGCACTCATCGCCGGTGCCAAGTTCCGCGGCGAATTCGAGGAGCGTCTCAAGGCCGTGATGAAGGAGATCACGGCCGCCGAAGGGTTGTACGTGGTGTTCATCGACGAGCTGCACACGCTCGTTGGTGCCGGCAAGGCGGAAGGCAGCATGGACGCGGGCAACATGCTCAAGCCCATGCTCGCGCGCGGTGAGCTGCGCGTGGTCGGTGCCACCACGCTCGACGAGTATCGCTTACACGTCGAGAAGGACGCCGCGCTCGAACGTCGCTTCCAGCCGGTGTTTGTTGGTGAGCCCAGCGTGGAAAGCACGATCGCCATTCTGCGCGGACTCAAAGAGCGCTACGAAGCGCACCACGGTGTGCGCATTACCGACGGCGCGGTTGTGGCGGCGGCGACACTCTCCAATCGCTACATCGGCGATCGGTTCCTGCCGGACAAGGCGATCGACCTGATCGACGAGGCGTCGTCGCGGCTGCGCATCGAAATCGACTCGGTACCGCAGGAGATCGACGAAGTCGATCGGCGCATCGTGCAGCTGGAGATCGAGCGCCAGGCCCTGCGCAAGGAAACTGACGCGGCATCGGTCGAGCGTCGCGGCAGCCTTGAAGGCGAACTCGCCGATCTCAAAGAAAAAACCACCGGCATGCGCGCCCAGTGGCAGCAGGAGAAGGAAACCCTCGGCGCCGTCGGTCGCATCAAGCAGGAAATCGAGACGGCGAAGTTCGAAGCGGAGCAGGCCACGCGCGTCGGTGACCTCAACAAGGCCGCCGAGATCACGTACGGCAAAATTCCGCAGCTCGAGCGTGACATGAAGGTAGCCGAAGGAAAACTCGGCAGCCACAACGGACGCCCGCAGTTCCTCAAGGAAGAAGTCGGTGCCGATGACGTGGCCGACGTCGTGGCGCGGTGGACTGGCATCCCGGTCACGCGCATGCTCGAGAGCGAGCGCGAGCGGCTCACGAAACTCGAAGACGTGCTCGCCACGCGCGTGGTCGGACAGCGCGAAGCGGTGAAGGCCGTGTCGAACGCCGTGCGCCGTTCTCGCGCCGGCCTGCAGGATCCCAACCGGCCCATCGGCTCGTTCATCTTCCTCGGGCCCACTGGTGTGGGTAAAACGGAAACGGCGAAGGCACTCGCCGAATTCCTGTTTGACGACGAACACGCTATGGTGCGCATCGACATGTCCGAGTACATGGAGAAGCACGCTGTGGCGCGGCTCATCGGTGCGCCGCCGGGTTATGTGGGCTACGAAGAGGGCGGCCAGCTCACGGAAGCAGTGCGTCGCCGCCCGTACTCGGTGATTTTGTTCGACGAAATCGAGAAGGCGCATCCGGATGTGTTCAACATCCTGCTGCAGCTGCTCGACGACGGACGCCTCACCGATTCGCAGGGACGCACCGTCGACTTCCGCAACGCCGTCATCATCATGACGTCGAATGTCGGCAGTCAGATGATTCTCGAGCGCGGGCAAGCGGGCGATACAGCGTGGGCCACGGTGGAGCAGGATGTGCTCATGGCGTTGCGCGGTGTGTTCAAGCCCGAGTTCCTGAATCGCATCGACGACATTGTCGTCTTTCACCCGCTGGGTCGCGGCGAGATCGATCACATCGTCGACTTGCAGCTGGCGCATCTGCGCAAGCTGCTGGCCGATCGCAAACTCACCATCCGTCTCACCGACGCGGCGCGCACGTTGCTCGCCGACGAGGGATACGACCCGGTGTTCGGCGCGCGACCGCTCAAGCGTGCCGTTCAGCGCATGCTGCAGAATCCACTGGCGCTCGCCGTACTCGAGGGCACCTTCAAGGAGGGCGATGTGATCGTGGCCGATGTGCAAGCGGGCACCGACGCGTTGTCTTTCACGCACGGTGACGCCACCGATGCCGCAGCGCAGGCCGCGTTCTCGGCGCCGACGCCGCTCGCGGAGATGCTGGGTTGA
- a CDS encoding helix-turn-helix domain-containing protein, producing MRRRAGGIGNFRSSYDMYGRPVPETYMTYDSMPPDKGIQAPDEFALRFPRLLRRAEVASMLRVSDRTLRKLLKHKMLTGVRIGGSFRYHADDVRKLLQDGWQA from the coding sequence ATGAGAAGGCGAGCAGGCGGGATCGGCAATTTCCGTTCGTCATATGATATGTATGGGAGACCCGTACCAGAGACTTATATGACATATGATTCAATGCCGCCCGATAAGGGCATCCAAGCACCTGACGAGTTTGCGCTTCGTTTCCCGCGGCTTTTGCGACGAGCCGAAGTTGCGTCCATGCTCCGCGTATCAGATCGGACCCTTCGAAAACTACTGAAGCACAAAATGCTCACGGGCGTCAGGATCGGAGGCTCCTTCCGATATCACGCTGACGATGTCCGCAAGCTTTTGCAGGATGGATGGCAAGCGTAG
- a CDS encoding nucleoside deaminase — MTLALHEAREAALVGEVPVGAVVLCGVDVVALAQNRMMRDGDATSHAELLALREAARTLGAARLTECTLVVTLEPCAMCAGAIVLARVGSLVFGAWDEKAGMCGSVGDVVRHPKLNHRPQVRGGVQEAESGAILKAFFAARRG; from the coding sequence ATGACACTCGCGCTGCACGAAGCGCGAGAGGCCGCGCTGGTCGGGGAAGTCCCGGTCGGCGCGGTCGTGCTGTGCGGTGTCGACGTCGTCGCGCTCGCGCAGAACCGCATGATGCGCGACGGTGATGCCACGTCGCATGCGGAGCTGCTGGCGTTGCGTGAGGCCGCCCGCACGCTCGGCGCCGCGCGACTCACCGAATGCACCCTGGTGGTCACGCTCGAGCCCTGCGCGATGTGCGCCGGGGCCATCGTATTGGCTCGTGTGGGGTCGCTGGTGTTCGGTGCCTGGGACGAGAAAGCCGGCATGTGCGGCTCGGTGGGGGATGTCGTGCGGCATCCCAAGCTCAACCATCGTCCGCAGGTCCGAGGTGGCGTGCAGGAGGCGGAATCGGGCGCGATATTGAAAGCATTCTTCGCCGCCCGACGCGGGTAG